From Frateuria aurantia DSM 6220, one genomic window encodes:
- a CDS encoding chemotaxis protein, whose amino-acid sequence MIAAPASRTEPFTQLAGYNRLALLTFRLGDNVRFGINILKTREVLRLPELERLPGMHPLVAGGCNYRGEEIAVIDLASAMSYPPLTGQDSAHLMVTEFNRSRQGFIIGQPDRIIHCKGTELTQPNSVLTYGGRVNALTHVDNHIVAIIDVEQILASIEPASEEIPHSIPTIAQATNATPLPSRHRVLVVDDSAVARRQITRLLDQLNLDYMTANDGAQALSLLEDRSAQPDPEHGPAGFDLVISDIEMPQMDGYTLSRKIRETASLRTLPILLHSSLSGVFNDQQATSAGADRFLAKFDPGELSQTVQDMLRKH is encoded by the coding sequence ATGATCGCAGCGCCCGCTTCACGCACCGAACCCTTCACCCAGCTGGCTGGCTACAACCGGCTGGCTCTGCTGACGTTCCGGCTGGGCGACAATGTCCGCTTCGGCATCAATATCCTGAAGACGCGTGAAGTGCTGCGCCTGCCCGAACTGGAGCGCCTGCCCGGCATGCACCCTTTGGTCGCGGGTGGCTGCAACTACCGCGGCGAAGAGATTGCGGTGATCGACCTTGCCAGCGCAATGTCTTATCCGCCGCTGACGGGCCAGGACAGCGCTCATTTGATGGTTACTGAATTCAATCGCAGCCGGCAGGGCTTCATCATCGGCCAGCCGGACCGCATCATCCATTGCAAGGGAACCGAGCTGACCCAGCCCAACAGCGTCCTGACTTATGGCGGGCGCGTCAATGCCTTGACGCATGTCGACAACCATATTGTGGCCATCATCGATGTCGAACAGATCCTGGCCAGTATTGAACCGGCCTCCGAAGAAATTCCGCACTCCATTCCGACTATTGCCCAGGCCACGAATGCCACCCCCTTGCCGTCACGCCATAGGGTACTGGTCGTCGATGACTCTGCCGTGGCCCGCCGCCAGATCACCCGTCTGCTGGACCAGCTCAACCTTGACTATATGACAGCCAATGACGGCGCCCAGGCCCTGTCCCTGCTGGAGGATCGCAGCGCACAGCCCGATCCGGAACACGGCCCCGCCGGCTTCGACCTGGTGATCTCGGATATTGAAATGCCGCAGATGGATGGCTACACCCTCTCCCGCAAGATCCGCGAGACCGCCAGCCTGCGAACCCTGCCGATTCTGCTGCACAGCTCGCTCAGCGGCGTATTCAACGACCAGCAGGCCACCAGTGCCGGCGCCGATCGCTTTCTCGCCAAATTCGACCCGGGCGAACTCAGCCAGACCGTACAGGACATGCTCCGCAAGCACTGA
- the flgC gene encoding flagellar basal body rod protein FlgC, with protein sequence MSMLSIFQISGSGMAAESLRLNTTASNLANADTVSNSPDTAYRAKEPLFATIKKAVTEAGGFPDTDADAASAGVRSLGISESNQPISSRYEPDNPLADESGFVYGSNVNPIDELVNMISASRSYQSNVEVMNNAKSLMLKTLTLGQ encoded by the coding sequence ATGTCGATGCTGTCCATTTTCCAGATTTCGGGCTCCGGCATGGCAGCCGAATCGCTGCGGCTGAACACCACCGCCAGCAATCTCGCCAATGCCGACACGGTCAGCAACAGCCCCGATACGGCTTACCGCGCCAAGGAACCCTTGTTCGCCACGATCAAGAAGGCCGTCACCGAAGCGGGCGGCTTTCCGGATACGGATGCCGATGCCGCCTCGGCCGGCGTGCGTTCGCTGGGCATTTCCGAAAGCAACCAGCCCATCAGCAGCCGCTACGAGCCGGACAACCCGCTGGCCGACGAGAGCGGTTTTGTCTATGGCAGCAACGTCAACCCGATCGACGAACTGGTCAACATGATTTCCGCCTCCCGCTCCTACCAGAGCAACGTCGAAGTCATGAACAATGCCAAGAGTCTGATGTTGAAAACCCTCACCCTCGGCCAGTAA
- the flgB gene encoding flagellar basal body rod protein FlgB has protein sequence MDGSISSLSSPFGMHGDALSLWERRTTVLANNLANANTPGYQARDLDFRSVLGAATGQSQELPLTVTSSNDIGNQPASVSQAELLYRQPMQPSMDGNTVDTQMEDSAYAENTVHYQASLSFINAQVQLLKTAITGSN, from the coding sequence ATGGACGGTTCGATCAGCTCCCTCAGCTCACCTTTCGGCATGCATGGCGACGCGCTCAGTCTGTGGGAGCGACGCACCACGGTGCTGGCCAACAACCTGGCCAACGCCAATACGCCGGGCTACCAGGCCCGCGACCTGGATTTCCGCAGCGTGCTCGGTGCCGCCACCGGCCAGAGCCAGGAGCTGCCACTGACCGTGACCAGCAGCAACGATATCGGCAACCAGCCGGCGTCGGTCAGCCAAGCCGAGCTGCTGTACCGGCAGCCGATGCAGCCCAGCATGGACGGCAATACCGTGGACACCCAGATGGAGGACTCGGCCTACGCGGAAAATACCGTGCATTACCAGGCCAGCCTCAGCTTTATCAATGCCCAAGTGCAATTGCTGAAAACCGCCATCACGGGGAGCAACTGA
- the flgA gene encoding flagellar basal body P-ring formation chaperone FlgA: MGADLDQLAQRAVRSVAPPGADPEFTGFGSAAVAGMARTCRGVLDRQVVTSRLAPRMEVRFQCHDVPGWVTHRVVLWHVYQPVLVTSRPLARLDAINADTARFERRDLTLLGYGYITDASILGQRYVGRPLGAGVVLTPSMLMHHELIRTGDQVLLQSRFDGLVVQVAAMALSGGDQGDRVRVRNSSSGKVVEAVVMAQGVAQVLP, translated from the coding sequence ATGGGAGCGGATTTGGATCAGCTGGCGCAGCGCGCGGTCCGGTCGGTGGCTCCGCCCGGGGCTGATCCGGAGTTCACCGGTTTCGGGAGTGCGGCCGTCGCCGGTATGGCGCGGACATGCCGTGGCGTACTGGATAGGCAGGTAGTCACCTCCAGGCTGGCGCCGCGGATGGAAGTTCGATTCCAGTGTCATGACGTGCCGGGCTGGGTGACGCATCGGGTAGTGTTGTGGCATGTATACCAGCCTGTATTGGTGACTTCCCGGCCGCTGGCCCGGCTGGATGCGATCAATGCGGACACGGCACGATTCGAGCGGAGGGATCTGACCCTGCTGGGTTATGGTTACATTACTGACGCATCGATTCTCGGGCAGCGCTATGTGGGACGGCCACTGGGTGCAGGTGTGGTCTTGACGCCATCGATGCTGATGCATCACGAGTTGATCAGGACGGGTGACCAGGTGCTCTTGCAGAGCCGTTTCGATGGATTGGTGGTGCAGGTTGCCGCGATGGCGTTGTCCGGCGGTGATCAGGGGGATCGGGTCCGTGTGCGCAACAGCTCGTCGGGCAAGGTCGTAGAGGCCGTCGTGATGGCCCAGGGTGTGGCGCAGGTCTTGCCTTGA
- a CDS encoding methyl-accepting chemotaxis protein: MGWLNSDRVATLAQAIAAGNAMEAQRLIQHDKRLARSMGVLVAQMQAVPPVLPPAPVAAAVAAPVPTVDAQDMAQRVVVDLVERQDEVLDGALTLGVRQRQQLDRLEGVQSGVGDLTRDGEQLTGSLAEVHSCVGEAMQVRGRMTGRASELDGTLQLLRGALASMAHTHNQFSAFFEKIGRLTSAIQEIAHRTNLVALNAAIEAARAGEAGRGFAVVADEVKLLAEKTTASTGEIEVATKSVAQYAGDLEHAVADCLSGLDRTSQGLTSLSQQLDAADSLWGRLDQGMQQLDAGASRWRGGLAEAARSMAAVHQGLEDLERQQETILVQAMQGRTQALQSLDAGGPSAVPALYAALRGLQYALLAADAAPQRIERTWFDCRPVERLLAKCGASLGEPGLTQVRQLLNDYLVVSAEYQKSLQEGRREAAEAAVAGVRSRLQAAVTQVMGVMRGAA, translated from the coding sequence ATGGGTTGGTTGAATAGTGATCGCGTGGCCACCTTGGCGCAGGCCATTGCCGCGGGCAATGCCATGGAAGCGCAGCGTCTGATTCAGCACGACAAGCGGCTGGCGCGCAGCATGGGCGTATTGGTGGCGCAGATGCAGGCGGTGCCGCCTGTCTTGCCTCCTGCTCCGGTGGCGGCTGCCGTTGCTGCGCCGGTGCCGACGGTCGATGCGCAGGATATGGCGCAGCGTGTCGTGGTGGATCTGGTCGAGCGTCAGGACGAGGTACTGGACGGCGCATTGACGCTGGGCGTGCGTCAGCGTCAACAGCTGGATCGGCTGGAAGGGGTGCAGTCCGGCGTTGGAGATTTGACGCGGGATGGTGAGCAGCTGACCGGCTCTCTGGCCGAGGTGCACAGCTGTGTCGGTGAAGCCATGCAGGTGCGCGGACGCATGACGGGCCGTGCGTCGGAGCTGGATGGAACACTGCAACTGCTGCGCGGTGCCCTCGCCTCCATGGCGCATACCCATAATCAGTTCAGTGCCTTTTTCGAGAAAATCGGTCGGTTGACTTCGGCCATCCAGGAGATTGCGCATCGCACCAATCTGGTGGCCTTGAATGCCGCGATCGAGGCGGCGCGTGCCGGCGAGGCCGGGCGCGGCTTCGCGGTCGTGGCTGACGAGGTCAAGTTGCTGGCTGAAAAGACGACAGCCTCCACCGGCGAGATCGAGGTCGCGACCAAGTCGGTGGCCCAGTATGCCGGTGATCTGGAGCATGCCGTGGCGGATTGCCTGTCAGGCCTGGATCGCACGTCACAGGGACTGACCTCGCTGAGTCAGCAGCTGGATGCCGCCGACAGCTTGTGGGGACGGCTGGATCAAGGCATGCAACAGCTGGATGCGGGGGCTTCGCGGTGGCGTGGCGGCCTGGCTGAAGCTGCCCGCTCGATGGCGGCCGTGCATCAGGGGCTGGAAGATCTCGAGCGGCAGCAGGAGACGATTCTGGTGCAGGCCATGCAGGGCCGCACTCAGGCCTTGCAGAGTCTGGATGCGGGTGGTCCTTCGGCGGTGCCGGCGCTGTATGCCGCCTTGCGCGGTCTGCAATATGCCTTGCTGGCGGCGGATGCGGCGCCGCAGCGGATCGAAAGGACCTGGTTCGACTGCCGGCCGGTTGAGCGGCTCCTGGCCAAGTGTGGTGCCAGCCTGGGCGAGCCGGGACTGACTCAGGTTCGGCAGCTGTTGAACGATTACCTGGTGGTGTCTGCCGAGTACCAGAAGTCTCTGCAGGAGGGGCGTCGAGAGGCGGCCGAGGCCGCCGTCGCTGGCGTGCGAAGTCGTCTGCAGGCGGCGGTGACCCAGGTCATGGGCGTGATGCGCGGCGCGGCATGA
- a CDS encoding flagellar hook assembly protein FlgD, producing MTTSITSSTSTSSTSSLSSAISSSATLSQSDFLTLLTTQLKYQDPTKPVDNTQFVSEMAQFSQLSATNNINSTVSALSSSLQTSQALSSTSLVGQYVMAPSSSLTYTSGTPAVGAIDMTAAGTVNVAIKDSSGNTVASVPVTATSSGLTEFKWDGTDSSGQALASGTYTMSAMSGTTALSTYAAGQVVSVNPSTSSGSSTTLDVDGVGEVALAKISRIY from the coding sequence TTGACGACGTCCATCACCAGCAGCACCTCGACCAGCTCAACCAGTTCGCTCAGCAGCGCCATCAGCTCCAGCGCCACGCTCAGCCAAAGTGACTTCCTGACTCTGCTGACCACCCAGCTGAAATACCAGGATCCGACCAAGCCGGTGGACAATACGCAGTTCGTGTCGGAAATGGCCCAGTTCAGCCAGCTGTCGGCCACCAACAACATCAACTCGACCGTGTCGGCCCTCTCATCCAGTCTGCAGACCTCGCAGGCCCTGAGCTCGACCAGTCTGGTGGGGCAGTACGTGATGGCCCCTAGCAGCAGCCTGACCTATACCTCGGGCACTCCGGCCGTGGGCGCCATCGACATGACCGCTGCCGGCACCGTCAATGTCGCCATCAAGGATTCCAGCGGCAATACCGTAGCCTCGGTCCCGGTCACCGCCACCAGCAGCGGCCTCACCGAATTCAAATGGGACGGTACCGACAGTTCGGGCCAGGCTCTGGCCTCGGGCACCTACACCATGAGCGCCATGAGCGGCACTACCGCCTTGAGCACCTATGCCGCCGGCCAGGTCGTCAGCGTCAATCCGTCGACCAGCAGCGGCAGTTCCACCACGCTCGATGTAGATGGCGTGGGCGAGGTCGCGCTAGCAAAGATTTCCAGAATCTACTGA
- the flgE gene encoding flagellar hook protein FlgE, which yields MGLNTALSGILGAQSDLNVISNNIANTNTTGFKASRAEFGDIFSSTAYNLSTVGVGSGTRLTDTAQLFNQGDIESTGNSLDVAIDGNGFFTLNTGNGYAYTRAGNFHTNSSGDVINAEGYNLQVYAPGATEGTFDTSHLINLSIPTSEGAAQATTSAKIVANLPSGATTPTTTPFSASDSTSYNNTTTFTAYDSQGQTHAVTMYYVKTGTNSWQAHAVVDGTDVTPSSGLDLTFDSNGQLSSPSSGKLALATYTPSNGASPVNITLDMSGSTQYGTSYSAGTVSQDGYQAGTLASIDIGSDGIVTANYSNGQDTQVGQLAMANFTNEQGLAQVGNTNWKATSTSGQAIMGTANSGQFGDLQSGSLESSTTADTTSQLVAMIQAQQAYQANAQVLSTTNTLTSTLMSAISR from the coding sequence ATGGGCCTGAATACGGCATTGAGTGGCATTCTCGGCGCGCAGTCCGATCTGAATGTGATCTCCAACAATATCGCCAACACCAATACCACCGGCTTCAAAGCCTCACGTGCGGAGTTCGGCGATATTTTCTCCTCGACGGCCTACAACCTGTCGACGGTGGGCGTGGGCAGCGGCACTCGACTGACGGATACCGCCCAGCTGTTCAACCAGGGCGATATCGAGTCGACAGGCAACAGTCTCGATGTCGCCATCGACGGCAACGGTTTTTTTACTCTGAATACCGGCAATGGCTACGCCTATACCCGTGCCGGCAATTTTCACACCAATTCCAGCGGTGACGTGATCAATGCCGAGGGTTACAACCTGCAAGTCTATGCGCCGGGCGCCACGGAAGGCACCTTCGACACCAGTCATCTGATCAATCTGTCGATCCCCACCTCGGAGGGTGCCGCCCAGGCGACCACCAGCGCCAAGATCGTGGCCAATCTCCCCTCGGGAGCCACCACGCCCACGACGACCCCGTTCAGTGCCAGCGACTCCACCAGCTACAACAACACCACCACCTTCACGGCCTACGACTCGCAGGGCCAGACCCATGCCGTCACGATGTACTACGTCAAAACCGGCACCAACAGCTGGCAGGCCCATGCCGTGGTCGACGGCACCGACGTCACGCCCTCGAGCGGCCTTGATCTGACGTTCGACAGCAATGGCCAGCTGTCGAGCCCCAGCTCAGGCAAGCTCGCTCTGGCAACATACACGCCCAGCAACGGCGCCAGCCCGGTCAACATCACCCTGGACATGTCCGGCAGCACCCAGTACGGCACGTCCTACAGCGCGGGCACCGTCTCTCAGGACGGCTATCAGGCCGGCACTCTGGCCTCGATCGACATCGGCAGCGATGGCATCGTCACCGCCAATTACTCGAATGGCCAGGACACCCAGGTCGGTCAGCTGGCCATGGCCAATTTCACCAACGAACAAGGCCTGGCCCAGGTCGGCAACACCAACTGGAAGGCCACGTCCACCTCGGGCCAGGCCATCATGGGCACCGCCAATTCCGGGCAGTTCGGTGACTTGCAGTCCGGCTCACTGGAAAGCTCGACCACCGCCGACACCACGTCCCAGCTGGTGGCGATGATCCAGGCCCAGCAGGCTTACCAGGCCAACGCCCAGGTGCTGAGCACCACCAACACGCTGACCAGCACCCTGATGTCGGCCATCTCGCGCTAA
- a CDS encoding flagella synthesis protein FlgN, whose translation MDDIIPGLTALVAEMAVVVEEMCVVLRAEREALDRYDSDALNEASALKSRTLVRLDELDAERVLMLRAADLDPQEGMAEIDGWQPLLQQLAIGRDLNHENGEIVSRRLRQVRQALTMLNQMAGSSGAEAEVYGPKGLSRQRGGSSTLGKA comes from the coding sequence ATGGACGATATCATTCCCGGCCTGACTGCTTTGGTCGCCGAGATGGCGGTGGTGGTCGAAGAGATGTGTGTCGTGCTGCGTGCCGAGCGCGAAGCGCTGGATCGATACGACAGCGATGCGCTCAATGAAGCCAGCGCTCTGAAATCCCGCACCCTGGTCAGGCTCGACGAGCTGGATGCCGAGCGGGTGCTGATGTTGCGGGCAGCTGATCTGGATCCTCAGGAAGGCATGGCGGAAATCGATGGATGGCAGCCGTTGCTGCAGCAGCTGGCCATCGGGCGGGATCTCAATCACGAGAATGGCGAAATCGTGTCCCGGCGTCTGCGGCAGGTCAGGCAGGCATTGACGATGTTGAACCAGATGGCGGGCTCCAGTGGGGCCGAGGCCGAGGTCTACGGTCCCAAAGGCCTGTCCAGGCAGCGCGGGGGGTCGTCCACTCTTGGCAAGGCTTGA
- the flgM gene encoding flagellar biosynthesis anti-sigma factor FlgM, with protein sequence MVTSIKPGSIPGYSPASAAGRAQADNASTNAAGGARMSTDADRFELTPQARAVAEASLQTGDMPVNTAKVQALRQQIADGSYTVDAQSIAAKLTQLDSSLAGD encoded by the coding sequence ATGGTCACTTCAATCAAGCCGGGATCGATACCGGGATATTCGCCGGCATCGGCAGCAGGCAGGGCGCAGGCTGACAATGCCTCGACGAATGCTGCCGGTGGCGCGCGCATGTCGACCGACGCGGATCGCTTCGAGCTGACGCCACAGGCTCGTGCCGTGGCTGAGGCCAGTCTGCAAACCGGCGACATGCCGGTCAACACCGCCAAGGTGCAGGCCCTGCGGCAACAGATTGCCGATGGCAGTTATACGGTGGATGCGCAAAGCATTGCTGCCAAGTTGACGCAGCTGGACAGTTCACTGGCTGGTGACTGA